Proteins encoded in a region of the Flavobacteriaceae bacterium HL-DH10 genome:
- a CDS encoding metallophosphoesterase, which translates to MLRWIIFLVVYLIFDLYAFQSFKTVSKNNWLHTFYWVVTALIIGNFVFHYYGFNRRDGFSHAHAYAFGFFVALLVPKAVLLIAMISEDVFRIPLAIYRYFIEGDSTKGNYFASRRQFISKMALGIAAIPLASIIYGIYKGKYNYKVLKYTLHFEDLPEAFDGYKVTQISDIHSGSFDNMDKVKYAVNLINEQESDVILFTGDMVNNKADELVPYKNVFNKLKAKDGLFSILGNHDYGDYVTWESDEAKHQNLEDLKELQKEIGFDVLLNESRFLEKNGERIALVGVENWGVGGFKQAGDLKKASKGIDENDFKILMSHDPSHWEKEVINDNYNYHLTLSGHTHGMQFGIEIPGWFKWSPAKWRYKYWAGIYKEMGQYINVNRGFGYLAFPGRVGIWPEITVIELKKGVELA; encoded by the coding sequence ATGCTTCGTTGGATAATATTTTTAGTTGTTTATTTGATTTTTGACCTGTATGCGTTTCAGTCGTTTAAAACAGTTTCAAAAAACAATTGGCTACATACATTCTATTGGGTTGTTACGGCATTAATAATTGGTAATTTTGTGTTTCATTATTATGGGTTTAATAGACGAGATGGTTTTTCGCATGCACACGCTTATGCTTTCGGATTTTTTGTAGCACTTTTAGTACCAAAAGCTGTTTTATTGATAGCGATGATTAGTGAAGATGTTTTTAGAATTCCGCTAGCTATTTATCGTTATTTTATAGAAGGAGATAGTACTAAAGGTAATTATTTTGCTTCTAGACGTCAGTTTATTAGTAAAATGGCGTTGGGTATTGCCGCCATACCTTTAGCGTCAATTATTTATGGTATTTACAAAGGGAAATATAATTATAAAGTATTAAAATATACTTTGCATTTTGAAGATTTACCTGAAGCTTTTGATGGCTATAAAGTTACTCAAATTAGCGATATCCATTCAGGAAGTTTTGATAATATGGATAAGGTTAAATATGCCGTAAATTTAATAAATGAACAAGAAAGTGATGTGATATTATTTACTGGTGATATGGTAAATAATAAGGCTGATGAGTTAGTGCCGTATAAAAATGTTTTTAATAAGCTGAAAGCAAAAGATGGGTTGTTTTCTATTTTAGGAAATCATGATTATGGCGATTATGTTACTTGGGAATCAGATGAAGCTAAACATCAAAATTTAGAAGATTTAAAAGAACTTCAAAAGGAAATAGGATTTGATGTTTTGCTAAACGAAAGTCGGTTTTTAGAAAAAAATGGAGAACGTATAGCATTAGTAGGTGTAGAAAATTGGGGCGTAGGTGGCTTTAAACAGGCTGGTGATTTAAAAAAGGCATCTAAGGGTATTGACGAAAATGATTTTAAAATATTGATGAGTCACGACCCGTCACATTGGGAAAAAGAAGTTATTAATGATAATTATAACTATCATTTAACATTAAGTGGGCATACACATGGTATGCAATTTGGAATTGAAATACCTGGGTGGTTTAAGTGGAGTCCTGCAAAATGGCGTTACAAGTATTGGGCAGGTATTTATAAAGAAATGGGACAATATATAAACGTAAATAGAGGTTTTGGTTATTTAGCATTTCCCGGACGTGTTGGGATATGGCCTGAAATTACAGTTATTGAACTTAAAAAGGGTGTTGAATTAGCTTAA
- the polA gene encoding DNA polymerase I yields MSDNKRVFLVDAFALIFRGYYAFIKNPRINSKGLDTSAIMGFMNSLLDVIKRERPDHLAVCFDKGGSADRVEMFDAYKANRDETPEAITIAVPIIQDILKAMHIPIMVKTGFEADDVIGTLAKQAEKEGYQTFMVTPDKDFAQLVSENIFMYRPVFGGGYETWGIPEVLKKFEVTDPLQVIDFLGMMGDSSDNIPGLPGVGEKTAKKFLAQYGSMENLLANTHELKGKMKEKIEANGELGMLSKKLATIMLDVPVTFNAKDFELNHPDIPKVIEIFQELEFRRLIDNFTKTFSVETPPVAVEKTSEKAEVKATPKESASAGAGQFSLFGADPSSATKTETVSEFARKTAETRSHFYQSVSPGMATKLFIKNLMNQTSVCFDTETTGLNPLIAELVGIAFSWETGKGFYLPFPESKEEAQELIEQLRPFFESDSIQKIGQNLKYDIKVLAKYNITVKGKLFDTMLAHYLINPDMRHNMDVLAETYLNYTPISITELIGKKGKNQLSMRDVPLEKQTEYAVEDTDITLQLKEHFEKELGDANTQKLFDDIEIPLLRVLAAMEVEGINLDVAFLNSLSEDLNNDIKTLEAKIYETAGEEFNIASPKQLGIILFEKLKLVDKPKKTKTGQYATGEDILSYLAKEHDIIQNILDYRGLAKLKSTYVDALPTQVEEATGRVHTDYMQTVAATGRLSSNNPNLQNIPIRTERGRQVRKAFIPRNDDYILLAADYSQIELRIIAALSKEKTMIEAFKNGEDIHASTASKVFNVPLEDVTREQRSNAKTVNFGIIYGVSAFGLSNQTDLSRGEAKELIDTYYETYPKLRAYMNEQVDFARDYGYVQTVLGRRRYLKDIDSRNAVVRGAAERNAVNAPIQGSAADIIKIAMINIYNKLETGNYKTKMLLQVHDELVFDVYKPELETIKTLVKTEMENAFIMDVPLDVEVGIGADWLEAH; encoded by the coding sequence ATGTCTGACAATAAACGTGTCTTTTTAGTTGATGCCTTTGCATTAATTTTTCGTGGCTATTATGCCTTTATAAAAAACCCTAGAATCAATTCAAAAGGATTAGACACCTCAGCTATCATGGGGTTTATGAATTCGCTCCTAGATGTTATAAAACGAGAGCGCCCAGACCATTTAGCCGTTTGTTTCGATAAAGGCGGAAGTGCCGATAGGGTTGAAATGTTTGATGCTTACAAAGCCAACAGAGATGAAACACCAGAAGCCATAACAATTGCTGTCCCTATTATTCAAGATATTTTAAAAGCCATGCATATTCCTATTATGGTTAAAACTGGTTTTGAAGCCGATGATGTTATAGGTACACTGGCAAAACAAGCCGAAAAAGAGGGTTACCAAACGTTTATGGTCACACCAGATAAGGATTTTGCACAATTAGTTTCTGAAAATATTTTTATGTATCGCCCTGTTTTTGGTGGCGGTTACGAAACTTGGGGCATTCCAGAGGTTCTGAAAAAATTTGAAGTGACAGACCCATTACAAGTTATTGACTTTTTAGGGATGATGGGCGACTCTAGCGATAATATTCCTGGACTGCCTGGTGTTGGCGAAAAAACAGCCAAAAAGTTTTTAGCACAATATGGAAGCATGGAAAACCTTTTAGCCAATACGCATGAACTTAAGGGTAAAATGAAAGAGAAAATTGAAGCTAATGGCGAATTAGGAATGCTTTCTAAAAAACTAGCCACTATCATGCTAGATGTTCCTGTTACTTTTAATGCTAAAGATTTTGAATTAAATCATCCCGATATCCCGAAAGTCATTGAGATTTTTCAAGAATTAGAGTTTAGACGCTTAATAGATAATTTTACTAAAACATTTTCAGTTGAAACACCGCCTGTTGCTGTTGAAAAAACTTCAGAAAAAGCAGAAGTAAAAGCAACACCTAAAGAAAGTGCTTCGGCAGGTGCTGGACAGTTTTCATTGTTTGGAGCAGACCCTTCTAGTGCTACTAAAACCGAAACTGTTTCAGAATTCGCCAGAAAAACAGCAGAAACTAGGTCGCATTTTTACCAAAGTGTATCACCAGGTATGGCAACTAAACTATTCATTAAAAATTTAATGAATCAAACCTCGGTATGTTTTGATACCGAAACCACAGGTTTAAATCCGCTAATTGCAGAACTAGTAGGTATTGCCTTTTCATGGGAAACAGGCAAAGGTTTTTATTTACCTTTTCCAGAAAGCAAAGAAGAAGCTCAAGAACTTATAGAGCAATTGCGTCCGTTTTTTGAAAGTGACAGCATTCAGAAAATTGGTCAGAATTTAAAATACGATATTAAAGTCCTTGCTAAATATAATATTACAGTAAAAGGAAAATTATTCGATACCATGCTAGCGCATTATCTCATCAATCCAGATATGCGACATAATATGGATGTATTAGCCGAAACGTATTTAAACTATACGCCTATTTCTATTACAGAATTAATTGGCAAAAAAGGCAAGAATCAATTATCCATGCGTGATGTTCCGTTAGAAAAGCAAACCGAATATGCCGTTGAAGATACCGATATCACACTACAACTTAAAGAACATTTTGAAAAAGAATTAGGAGACGCTAATACTCAAAAACTGTTTGATGATATTGAAATCCCGTTGCTTCGAGTATTAGCTGCTATGGAAGTTGAAGGGATTAATTTAGATGTTGCTTTTTTAAACTCCCTTTCTGAAGATTTAAATAACGACATTAAAACCTTAGAAGCAAAAATCTATGAAACCGCTGGTGAGGAGTTCAATATCGCATCGCCAAAACAGTTGGGTATTATTCTTTTTGAAAAACTAAAATTAGTTGACAAGCCGAAAAAAACGAAGACAGGACAATATGCCACAGGCGAAGATATTTTATCCTATTTAGCAAAAGAGCACGACATTATTCAAAATATTTTAGACTATCGCGGATTAGCGAAACTAAAAAGCACTTATGTAGATGCTTTACCAACACAGGTTGAAGAAGCTACAGGACGTGTACATACCGATTATATGCAAACTGTTGCTGCTACAGGGCGTTTAAGTAGTAATAATCCGAATTTGCAGAACATTCCTATTCGTACCGAACGTGGAAGACAAGTGAGAAAGGCATTCATCCCTAGAAATGACGACTACATTTTATTAGCTGCGGATTATTCGCAAATAGAACTTCGAATTATTGCTGCTTTAAGTAAGGAAAAAACCATGATTGAGGCTTTTAAAAACGGTGAAGATATTCACGCGTCTACCGCTTCAAAAGTATTTAATGTGCCTTTAGAAGACGTAACTCGTGAGCAACGTAGCAATGCGAAAACTGTAAACTTCGGAATTATATATGGGGTATCTGCTTTTGGGCTTAGCAATCAAACCGATTTATCTCGTGGTGAAGCCAAAGAGCTTATTGATACTTATTATGAAACGTATCCAAAGCTTCGAGCCTACATGAATGAGCAAGTCGATTTTGCTCGCGATTACGGTTATGTACAAACCGTTTTGGGGCGCCGTCGTTATTTAAAAGATATCGATTCTCGTAATGCCGTTGTTCGAGGTGCAGCAGAACGTAATGCCGTTAACGCTCCTATTCAAGGTAGTGCTGCCGATATTATTAAAATTGCCATGATTAATATTTATAATAAACTAGAAACAGGCAACTATAAAACCAAAATGCTTTTACAAGTACATGATGAATTGGTTTTTGATGTTTATAAACCCGAACTAGAAACCATTAAAACCTTAGTTAAAACTGAAATGGAAAATGCATTTATTATGGATGTTCCTTTAGATGTTGAAGTTGGTATTGGTGCTGATTGGCTGGAGGCGCATTAA
- a CDS encoding universal stress protein, whose protein sequence is MKKILVPTDFSTQAENALKVAAQLAKKHNCEIHLLHVLEIPLHKVDAISSYNDLPEAIYFMKLAHKQFEEFKDKDYLKGLTIRDHVEFHEIFKGVFHVCEKQNIDLIIMGSNGVSNFKEILIGSNTEKVVRTSTTPVLVIKKEHENFKIKDFVFASDFKDENKTSYKVAIQFAEILKAKLHLLMVNTPNKFITSSKAKNRMEKFATSFDFTKYSINIYNDLSIETGIMNFSESIKADLIGMSTHGRQGISHFFNGSISEDLVNHAKRPIITFKI, encoded by the coding sequence ATGAAAAAAATACTTGTACCTACCGACTTTTCCACTCAAGCAGAAAATGCATTAAAAGTAGCTGCTCAATTAGCTAAAAAACATAATTGTGAAATACATTTGCTTCATGTACTAGAAATTCCGCTTCATAAAGTTGATGCAATAAGCTCATACAACGACTTACCGGAAGCTATTTATTTTATGAAATTAGCTCATAAACAATTTGAAGAATTTAAAGATAAAGACTACTTAAAAGGCCTAACTATACGTGACCATGTTGAATTTCACGAAATATTTAAAGGTGTTTTTCATGTTTGCGAAAAGCAAAATATTGATTTAATTATTATGGGATCTAACGGCGTAAGTAACTTTAAAGAAATACTTATTGGCAGTAATACTGAAAAAGTAGTACGCACCTCAACCACCCCTGTTTTAGTTATTAAAAAAGAACATGAGAACTTCAAAATCAAAGATTTTGTTTTCGCTTCCGATTTTAAAGACGAAAACAAAACATCATACAAAGTTGCTATTCAATTTGCTGAAATCTTAAAAGCTAAACTGCATTTACTTATGGTAAACACACCAAATAAGTTTATAACCTCATCCAAAGCTAAAAATAGAATGGAAAAATTTGCGACAAGTTTTGATTTCACTAAATACTCCATAAACATATATAATGACTTAAGCATTGAAACAGGTATTATGAATTTTTCTGAATCTATAAAGGCCGACTTAATAGGTATGAGTACTCATGGACGACAAGGTATTTCTCATTTTTTTAATGGAAGTATAAGCGAAGATTTAGTAAATCATGCTAAAAGACCTATAATTACTTTTAAGATTTAA
- a CDS encoding DUF2723 domain-containing protein — MIDFNFKKWNTITGWFSFLIALITYSLTVEPTVSFWDAGEYILTSSKLQVGHPPGAPLFQMMGAFFSIFALEPSQIGWMMNMMSAVSSAFTILFMFWTITLLLKKLIGDNDTINKNQAIAILGSGLVGSLAFAFTDSFWFNAVETEVYAMATLIMAILFWLGLRWEQDMDKPRGNRWLILIAFVIGLSFGVHFMGLLTIPAIGLIYYFKNYKDITIKNFIIANVVSVGVLLFVFKLLAPNILKIFSALEIFFVNTIGLPFNSGSIIAGILLVAIIYYGLKYTRKKQYTHLNTAILCLTFVIIGFSTWLMLPIRANANVVINENNPSSARELLAYYNLEQYPETHLFYGPQFTDKYAYLDEKTPYVDDKPKYEKDLEKGKYVIVNDYKKAKQNYNSKQASILPRMWSGEHAENYMMFSGFLDFKVKPGLQNTFYNNAINAGASEEQANTYALNRITQYKTQISEFKNQVAQGYVDYEDYDKFLTKEKNSIEIEKPSLASNIVYMLEYQLGYMYWRYFMWNFSGRQDDVQGRYDNHGNWITGIKLIDEWHLGYSQDNLPSDVKNNKARNTYYLLPLILGLLGFFFLFNKDKKLFWIMLVFFLFTGIAIQVYTNVRPFEPRERDYSVVGSFYVFALWIGFGVYAIYDTLKNYLPKKLAAPIISIACLILVPTIMAANNWDDHDRSGKYTAKSMAKKYLDSCDENGILFTIGDNDTFALWYAQEIEGYRTDVRVVNTSLFQTDWYIDQMKRKAYESDPVPSQLTHDLYRYGTNDYIVINPVIKDTLEIKQFLNFIDSDNPKTKYKYVLEQEGVDLSQVRPQDLKMSYLPTEFLRLPVSKENALKSGIVKESDADKIVPYIDIHVTGGALYKNRLLMLDIVANNEWKRPIYFTGGSFGDDDYLWMKDYLQLDGMCYKLVPIKSELDKNNPFEMGRVDADLMYEKVKTWDWGNSGSPDIYHDPETRKNSITYRSNLARLIEKLISEKKLDKAEEIADIAMTNMPVEYFGYYTLLEPYIGAYYEVGNKEKAQQLFKEVAKKYQENLTYYSSLKIDQQEQLFEDIYTDIQRYKGLVDVLIKYDSEFAKTEGDIFNNYLILFKSFYGGDKPSNEQQEDLDIHSDNSLETE, encoded by the coding sequence ATGATAGATTTTAATTTTAAAAAATGGAATACCATTACAGGATGGTTCTCTTTTTTAATAGCACTTATTACATACAGCTTAACAGTAGAACCTACCGTTAGTTTTTGGGATGCAGGAGAATACATTTTAACATCATCAAAATTACAAGTTGGACACCCTCCAGGAGCTCCTTTATTTCAAATGATGGGTGCTTTTTTCTCTATTTTTGCTTTAGAACCTTCGCAAATTGGATGGATGATGAATATGATGAGTGCTGTTTCTAGTGCTTTTACTATCCTGTTTATGTTTTGGACTATTACTTTATTGCTTAAAAAACTTATTGGAGATAATGATACTATTAATAAAAACCAAGCTATCGCCATTTTAGGAAGCGGCTTAGTTGGTAGTTTGGCCTTTGCTTTTACCGACTCATTTTGGTTTAATGCTGTTGAAACTGAAGTTTACGCCATGGCTACTTTAATTATGGCAATTTTATTTTGGTTAGGATTACGTTGGGAACAAGACATGGATAAACCACGTGGAAACCGCTGGCTAATTTTAATTGCTTTTGTAATTGGACTTTCTTTTGGAGTACACTTTATGGGATTACTAACTATTCCTGCTATTGGACTTATATACTATTTTAAGAACTATAAGGATATTACTATTAAAAACTTCATTATTGCTAATGTCGTTTCGGTAGGTGTTCTACTATTTGTTTTTAAATTATTAGCACCAAACATTCTTAAAATTTTTAGTGCTTTAGAAATCTTTTTCGTCAACACTATTGGACTTCCTTTTAATTCAGGATCTATTATTGCTGGTATATTATTAGTTGCCATAATCTACTATGGTTTAAAATACACTAGAAAAAAACAATACACACATTTAAACACCGCTATTCTTTGTTTAACGTTTGTTATTATAGGGTTTTCTACTTGGTTAATGCTACCTATTCGCGCCAATGCTAATGTGGTTATTAACGAAAATAACCCATCTAGTGCTAGAGAATTATTAGCCTACTATAATTTAGAACAGTATCCTGAAACCCATTTGTTTTACGGTCCTCAGTTTACAGATAAATATGCGTATTTAGACGAAAAAACGCCCTATGTAGACGATAAACCTAAATATGAAAAGGATTTAGAAAAAGGAAAATATGTTATTGTAAACGATTATAAAAAAGCGAAACAAAACTACAACTCAAAACAAGCTTCTATTCTTCCACGTATGTGGAGTGGTGAACATGCTGAGAATTACATGATGTTTTCTGGCTTTTTAGATTTTAAGGTAAAACCTGGTTTACAAAACACATTTTATAACAATGCAATAAATGCAGGTGCCTCTGAAGAACAAGCGAATACTTATGCCTTAAATCGAATAACTCAATATAAAACTCAAATAAGTGAATTTAAAAATCAAGTCGCTCAAGGCTATGTAGATTACGAGGATTACGATAAATTTTTAACCAAAGAAAAAAATTCTATAGAAATAGAAAAACCATCATTAGCTAGTAACATTGTTTACATGCTAGAGTACCAATTAGGTTATATGTACTGGCGTTATTTTATGTGGAATTTCTCTGGAAGACAAGATGATGTTCAAGGGCGGTATGACAACCATGGAAACTGGATAACAGGAATAAAGTTAATAGATGAATGGCATTTGGGCTACTCACAAGATAATTTACCAAGCGATGTTAAAAATAACAAAGCAAGAAATACTTATTATTTACTACCACTTATTTTAGGCTTATTAGGCTTCTTCTTTTTATTCAATAAAGACAAAAAATTATTTTGGATAATGCTCGTATTTTTTCTTTTTACAGGAATAGCTATACAAGTTTATACCAATGTACGCCCGTTTGAACCTAGAGAACGTGATTACTCGGTGGTTGGATCTTTTTACGTATTTGCGCTATGGATTGGCTTTGGTGTTTATGCTATTTACGACACCCTTAAAAATTATTTACCAAAAAAATTGGCAGCTCCTATTATTTCAATAGCTTGTTTAATTTTAGTGCCTACTATTATGGCTGCTAACAATTGGGACGATCATGATAGATCTGGTAAATACACCGCCAAATCAATGGCTAAAAAATATTTAGATTCCTGTGACGAAAACGGTATTTTATTTACCATTGGAGATAATGACACGTTTGCCCTTTGGTATGCTCAAGAAATAGAAGGTTACAGAACAGATGTACGCGTTGTTAACACCAGTTTGTTTCAAACCGACTGGTATATAGATCAGATGAAACGTAAAGCTTATGAAAGTGACCCTGTACCATCTCAACTTACCCACGATTTATATAGATACGGCACAAACGATTATATCGTTATTAATCCTGTTATTAAAGATACGTTAGAAATTAAACAGTTTTTAAATTTTATTGATAGCGATAATCCTAAAACAAAATATAAATATGTGCTGGAACAAGAAGGTGTCGATTTATCTCAAGTAAGACCACAAGATTTAAAAATGAGTTATTTACCAACAGAATTTTTAAGACTTCCTGTGAGTAAAGAAAATGCTTTAAAATCTGGTATTGTAAAAGAAAGCGATGCTGATAAAATTGTACCCTATATTGACATCCATGTTACAGGTGGAGCGCTTTACAAAAACAGATTATTGATGCTAGATATTGTGGCTAACAATGAGTGGAAACGTCCTATTTATTTTACAGGAGGTAGTTTTGGTGATGACGATTATCTTTGGATGAAAGACTACTTACAATTAGACGGTATGTGCTACAAATTAGTACCAATTAAAAGCGAGCTAGATAAAAATAATCCTTTTGAAATGGGACGGGTAGATGCCGATTTAATGTATGAAAAAGTTAAAACATGGGATTGGGGAAATAGTGGTAGTCCAGATATTTACCATGATCCAGAAACTCGTAAAAACTCAATAACTTATAGAAGTAATTTAGCACGGTTAATTGAAAAATTAATTAGTGAAAAGAAACTAGACAAAGCTGAAGAAATTGCAGATATAGCCATGACTAATATGCCTGTTGAATATTTTGGCTATTATACCCTTTTAGAGCCTTATATTGGCGCTTACTATGAAGTTGGCAATAAAGAAAAAGCACAACAATTATTTAAAGAAGTTGCTAAAAAGTATCAAGAAAACCTAACGTATTACAGTAGTTTAAAAATAGACCAACAAGAGCAGCTATTTGAAGATATATATACCGATATTCAACGTTACAAAGGCTTAGTTGATGTTTTAATTAAATACGATTCTGAATTTGCTAAAACCGAAGGAGACATATTTAATAATTATTTGATATTATTTAAATCTTTTTACGGTGGAGATAAACCTTCTAATGAACAACAAGAAGACCTCGATATCCATTCAGATAATAGCTTAGAAACTGAATAG
- a CDS encoding (deoxy)nucleoside triphosphate pyrophosphohydrolase — protein sequence MKTINVTCAIIQFDDKILAVQRSETMKLPLKWEFPGGKIETGESEIDCIKREIFEELNIKIEVKEKLTSVTHQYPNFKIKLIPFIVEYLSGELKLREHCGFLLAYKNELINLDWAEADVPILKEFIEL from the coding sequence ATGAAAACCATTAATGTTACTTGTGCAATCATCCAATTTGATGATAAAATTTTAGCAGTTCAAAGAAGCGAAACTATGAAGCTTCCACTGAAATGGGAATTTCCAGGAGGTAAAATTGAAACGGGAGAATCTGAAATTGATTGTATTAAAAGAGAAATTTTTGAAGAATTAAATATTAAAATTGAAGTTAAAGAAAAATTGACTTCTGTTACTCATCAATACCCAAATTTCAAAATTAAATTGATTCCTTTTATTGTAGAATATCTTTCAGGTGAGTTAAAACTAAGAGAACATTGTGGCTTTTTACTTGCTTATAAGAATGAATTGATTAATTTAGATTGGGCAGAAGCTGATGTGCCTATTCTAAAAGAATTTATTGAATTATGA
- a CDS encoding thioredoxin family protein, producing the protein MSKFGELIDVDIPVLLDFFTEWNEQSTAMHPVLRDVAAAMGDKAKVIKIDVEKNQELAEALRVKGLPTLIVYKNGEMKWRQSGEQDANTLISIIQEYI; encoded by the coding sequence ATGTCAAAATTTGGAGAACTTATCGATGTAGATATCCCTGTTCTGTTAGATTTTTTTACAGAATGGAATGAACAATCTACGGCTATGCATCCAGTATTGCGCGACGTAGCTGCTGCTATGGGTGATAAGGCTAAAGTTATTAAAATTGATGTTGAAAAAAATCAAGAATTAGCTGAAGCTTTACGGGTAAAAGGTTTGCCAACATTAATTGTTTACAAAAATGGCGAAATGAAATGGCGACAAAGTGGTGAACAAGATGCGAACACACTTATTAGTATTATCCAAGAATACATTTAA
- a CDS encoding polysaccharide deacetylase family protein — protein MFPNYIWDIASANKTIYLTFDDGPTPEITNWTLNTLNKFNAKATFFCIGNNIEKHPIIFQNILEEGHSIGNHTHNHIKGWKTKTEDYLANISKAQKIIHSKKNDSDNTINLFRPPYGKITTKQGNSLINKGYKIIMWDILSFDWDDKVSKETCLNNVIKKTTNGSIIVFHDSVKASKNLQYVLPKVLEHFSHLNYNFSAITF, from the coding sequence ATGTTCCCAAATTATATTTGGGACATCGCTTCAGCTAATAAAACAATCTACCTTACTTTTGATGATGGACCAACACCAGAAATTACAAACTGGACACTAAACACCTTAAATAAATTTAATGCAAAAGCTACTTTTTTTTGCATTGGAAATAATATTGAAAAACACCCTATTATTTTTCAAAATATCTTAGAAGAAGGTCATTCCATCGGAAACCATACACATAATCATATTAAAGGTTGGAAAACGAAAACTGAAGATTATTTAGCAAACATTTCTAAAGCACAAAAAATAATACATTCTAAAAAAAACGATTCTGATAACACCATCAATTTGTTTCGCCCACCTTACGGGAAAATTACAACCAAACAAGGAAACAGCCTTATAAATAAAGGTTATAAAATAATTATGTGGGATATATTATCGTTTGACTGGGATGATAAAGTGAGTAAAGAAACCTGTTTGAATAATGTAATTAAAAAAACAACAAATGGAAGTATTATTGTGTTTCATGATAGTGTAAAAGCTTCAAAAAACTTGCAATACGTTTTACCTAAAGTATTAGAACACTTTAGCCATTTAAACTACAATTTCAGTGCCATTACATTTTAA
- the rimP gene encoding ribosome assembly cofactor RimP: protein MFKNTVKKLLETALIERSDLFLIDFSIQGDNQIKVIIDGDNGVLVEDCMFVSRAIEHNLDREEQDFSLEVMSAGATAPLVNTRQYKKHLNRVLNVKTTSEQIEGTLTEATDNNIILEWKVREPKPIGKGKVTVKKQANIAYENIVEAKVMIKF, encoded by the coding sequence ATGTTTAAAAATACCGTTAAAAAATTACTTGAAACTGCTCTAATTGAGCGTTCAGATTTATTTCTAATAGATTTCTCTATTCAAGGCGATAACCAGATAAAAGTTATTATTGATGGCGATAATGGTGTTTTGGTTGAAGATTGTATGTTTGTTAGTAGAGCAATAGAGCATAATTTAGACAGGGAAGAGCAAGATTTTTCTCTAGAAGTTATGTCGGCAGGAGCAACTGCTCCTTTGGTTAATACTAGACAGTATAAAAAACATTTAAATAGAGTGCTTAATGTTAAAACAACTTCAGAACAAATTGAAGGAACTCTTACAGAAGCAACCGATAATAATATTATTTTAGAATGGAAAGTTAGAGAGCCTAAGCCTATAGGTAAAGGTAAGGTAACTGTAAAGAAACAAGCGAATATCGCTTACGAAAATATTGTAGAAGCAAAAGTTATGATTAAATTTTAA